In one Neobacillus sp. WH10 genomic region, the following are encoded:
- a CDS encoding DUF1801 domain-containing protein, translating into MEGNKITFKTIDDYILQFSLEVQENLETVRNVIKESAPDAVEKISYQMPTFYFHGNLVHFAAHKKHIGFYPTSSGIAAFKHELSEYKSSKGAVQFPFGKPIPYELISEIVKFRVAENIKKAEAKLKKKK; encoded by the coding sequence ATGGAGGGAAATAAGATTACGTTTAAAACAATTGATGACTATATTTTACAATTCTCTTTAGAAGTTCAGGAAAACCTCGAAACGGTAAGAAATGTTATTAAAGAATCAGCTCCAGATGCAGTAGAAAAGATTAGTTATCAAATGCCTACTTTTTATTTTCATGGAAATCTGGTGCATTTCGCTGCCCATAAAAAACATATAGGATTTTATCCAACTTCTAGTGGAATCGCTGCTTTTAAACATGAATTATCGGAATATAAAAGTTCAAAAGGGGCAGTACAGTTTCCTTTTGGAAAGCCAATTCCGTATGAATTAATAAGCGAGATCGTTAAATTTAGAGTTGCTGAGAATATTAAGAAAGCAGAAGCGAAATTGAAAAAAAAGAAATAA
- a CDS encoding M64 family metallopeptidase codes for MFKRHHALISIVLTFALLIPLPGMGYAANEEEKLQSQATQSAGKELQVGDVNVVPLQITGPAKDRLNLVIFGDGYTANEMDKFQKDVERNLNVQWSVEPFRSYRYYFNVYMVQTPSKDSGISCDPDDGNVRRDTVFNLEFASKCPADKLARGITYGSGGTQARTKILNENVALALGIPSNAQNIQTLAIANTFTYGGIGGVHATTSGGSPQGPLVSLHELGHSLGNLQDEYAYYNRGVPGGPHPISEPSSNHHTRLSSEQMLEKKAKWWRWLGEESESGGIIRAADSDGYESGVYYSSNVWRPSEHSMMRHTGFYFDQVSREQMTQRITGMRNANMMPLSSTPVGEVGLNNVVWVETMHPRFHALDVAWEVNGNILSETHNSRYLKLADLNLKTGDKIKVTVKDNTDFVRDTNYLNGPRMTQTREWTIGKPLPKTMVDVKFTYSSVTDHALANNEVAFVETTNPNDRVLDVTWELNGKKISGTNNSRLLDLGKLELPKGASKLTALVTDPANPNGNKDIITWTVDNGLPSAPRSLTEPLTSLPGEAEHNVYFNEFDMLLKPNDDQPGYVVGEFRLNGDGWYNYFGFPEKPEGTPFKFTHSGTDVKALTYGNLGTGGLSKATFEQSYTEQDPGGPFVPGFGTHTVEHRAIDATGNIGTAEKFKATVLPGKLPICTTTVTGSHNGGLVVSNGVTCLKDATVRGGVIVQNGASLVIFNSYINGGIQTDKADVIQLFGTTVNGQSQINGTANNVTLAGNKFNGGLTLSDNNQVSVNKQFGDYGPIMAGNYVYGKLSCNGNSAKVTDFGASNSISGSITGQCKSM; via the coding sequence ATGTTTAAAAGACATCATGCTCTTATTTCGATTGTTCTTACCTTTGCTCTTCTCATACCTTTACCGGGTATGGGATATGCTGCTAATGAAGAAGAGAAATTGCAATCGCAAGCAACACAAAGCGCGGGAAAAGAACTACAGGTGGGAGATGTAAATGTTGTTCCGCTCCAAATCACTGGTCCGGCAAAGGATCGACTCAACTTAGTTATCTTCGGTGATGGCTATACTGCAAACGAAATGGACAAGTTTCAAAAGGATGTTGAAAGGAACCTAAACGTCCAATGGAGTGTAGAGCCGTTTCGAAGCTATCGCTATTACTTCAATGTGTATATGGTCCAAACCCCTTCAAAAGATTCCGGTATCAGCTGTGACCCAGACGACGGAAATGTCCGTCGCGATACCGTCTTCAACCTAGAGTTTGCAAGTAAATGCCCCGCAGATAAGCTAGCTCGTGGAATTACCTATGGTTCCGGTGGCACACAAGCACGAACAAAGATCCTAAACGAGAATGTAGCACTCGCACTTGGTATCCCTTCAAATGCCCAGAACATCCAGACTTTAGCAATCGCTAATACTTTTACATATGGTGGCATTGGAGGTGTTCACGCCACTACATCAGGCGGCAGTCCTCAAGGTCCGCTAGTCTCCTTGCATGAGTTAGGGCACTCTCTTGGTAATCTTCAAGATGAATATGCCTACTATAATCGTGGAGTTCCAGGAGGTCCACATCCAATTAGTGAGCCGAGTTCAAACCATCACACACGGTTGTCCTCTGAGCAGATGTTGGAGAAAAAGGCCAAATGGTGGCGCTGGCTTGGTGAAGAGAGTGAGTCTGGCGGCATCATTCGAGCTGCCGATTCTGATGGTTATGAGAGTGGGGTTTACTATAGCTCCAATGTCTGGCGTCCAAGTGAACATTCAATGATGAGACATACTGGTTTCTATTTCGATCAGGTCAGTCGGGAACAGATGACGCAACGGATTACCGGTATGCGCAATGCCAATATGATGCCATTGTCTTCAACTCCTGTAGGTGAGGTCGGTCTGAACAATGTCGTGTGGGTCGAGACAATGCATCCAAGGTTCCATGCCCTTGATGTTGCTTGGGAAGTTAATGGCAATATATTATCAGAAACTCATAACAGCCGATATCTTAAGCTAGCTGATTTAAACTTAAAGACCGGTGACAAAATAAAGGTAACAGTGAAGGACAATACTGATTTTGTCCGCGACACAAACTATCTAAATGGTCCTAGGATGACTCAGACACGAGAGTGGACAATTGGTAAGCCGCTTCCAAAGACGATGGTGGATGTGAAATTTACTTACTCCTCTGTGACGGACCATGCCCTGGCTAACAATGAGGTGGCCTTCGTCGAAACCACCAACCCGAATGACCGGGTGCTGGATGTGACCTGGGAGCTAAACGGTAAAAAGATCTCAGGAACAAACAACAGCCGACTTCTTGATCTAGGAAAATTGGAGCTTCCTAAGGGAGCCTCTAAGCTAACAGCATTGGTTACCGACCCTGCTAACCCAAATGGTAACAAGGACATCATTACTTGGACTGTGGACAATGGTTTGCCATCAGCGCCAAGGTCATTAACTGAACCGCTTACAAGTTTACCAGGTGAGGCTGAGCATAACGTCTACTTTAACGAATTTGACATGCTTCTTAAACCAAATGACGACCAGCCTGGGTACGTCGTAGGTGAGTTCCGCTTAAACGGTGACGGCTGGTACAATTACTTTGGCTTCCCCGAGAAGCCGGAGGGAACGCCGTTTAAGTTCACTCACTCAGGGACCGATGTGAAAGCGTTGACATATGGCAACCTCGGTACCGGCGGGTTGTCGAAGGCTACCTTTGAGCAGTCCTATACCGAGCAAGATCCTGGTGGTCCCTTCGTGCCTGGCTTTGGTACGCATACAGTTGAGCACAGGGCCATCGATGCTACTGGAAATATTGGCACAGCAGAAAAGTTTAAAGCAACCGTTCTGCCTGGTAAATTACCTATTTGTACGACTACTGTCACAGGCAGCCACAATGGCGGTCTAGTCGTTTCAAATGGAGTCACCTGCCTAAAAGACGCTACTGTCCGCGGTGGTGTCATTGTTCAGAACGGTGCATCATTAGTGATATTTAACAGCTATATTAATGGTGGTATACAGACGGACAAAGCTGACGTGATTCAGTTGTTTGGTACAACTGTGAATGGGCAATCCCAGATTAATGGTACGGCCAACAATGTGACTCTAGCAGGGAACAAATTTAATGGTGGTCTAACTTTGTCCGACAACAACCAAGTCTCAGTGAATAAGCAATTCGGCGACTATGGACCAATCATGGCCGGAAACTATGTATATGGTAAGCTATCATGCAATGGAAACAGCGCTAAAGTTACCGATTTCGGAGCATCCAATAGCATAAGTGGTTCCATAACCGGTCAGTGCAAGAGTATGTAA
- a CDS encoding PhzF family phenazine biosynthesis protein has translation MKSVVVHQFDVFSKEPNKGNPAGVVINGDVLTDQEMQEIAFKVGFNETSFPVKSDVADFQIRFFTPGHEMPLCGHGTMAAVYALKTKGLLGDKTDLTIETKAGILPLKIITTTDSEILITMKQASPQFEEFKGSREALANSIGLNVSDFRDDLPIVYGSTGTWTLLVPIKQLGAFKKMNPNNKEFPTILKEMPKSSIHPFCMETFDPNTDMHARHFSSPYSGTIEDAVTGTASGVMGAYFAKYIINNNFVEPLHLIVEQGTEIKKNGRVMVQISKSNEDYDVEITGNAVHVKDLDVLIEDK, from the coding sequence GTGAAATCGGTAGTGGTGCATCAATTTGATGTGTTTAGTAAAGAACCTAATAAAGGTAATCCAGCGGGGGTAGTTATAAACGGAGATGTCCTCACTGATCAAGAAATGCAAGAAATAGCGTTCAAAGTTGGTTTCAATGAGACATCTTTTCCTGTTAAGTCGGATGTAGCTGACTTTCAAATCCGGTTTTTTACACCTGGACATGAAATGCCCCTTTGTGGTCACGGAACAATGGCTGCAGTCTATGCGTTAAAAACAAAAGGATTATTGGGCGATAAAACGGATTTAACAATTGAAACAAAAGCCGGGATATTACCGTTAAAAATTATTACAACAACTGATAGTGAAATATTGATAACAATGAAACAGGCTTCACCACAATTTGAAGAATTTAAAGGGTCAAGGGAAGCTTTAGCAAATTCAATTGGATTAAACGTCTCGGATTTTCGTGATGATTTACCAATTGTCTATGGAAGTACAGGTACATGGACACTATTAGTTCCCATAAAACAACTTGGTGCTTTTAAAAAAATGAATCCAAATAATAAAGAATTTCCAACTATTTTAAAAGAAATGCCCAAATCTTCGATCCATCCTTTCTGTATGGAAACCTTTGATCCCAATACTGATATGCACGCAAGGCACTTTTCTTCTCCATATTCCGGTACTATTGAGGATGCGGTTACAGGAACGGCTTCAGGAGTCATGGGGGCCTATTTTGCTAAATATATAATAAACAACAATTTTGTTGAACCTCTACATCTAATAGTAGAGCAAGGAACTGAGATTAAAAAAAATGGCAGGGTAATGGTACAGATTTCGAAAAGTAATGAGGATTATGATGTTGAAATTACTGGAAATGCAGTTCATGTTAAGGATCTCGATGTTTTAATAGAAGATAAATAA
- a CDS encoding VOC family protein, whose protein sequence is MINKVGKITVYVKDQEEAKDFWLNKVGFVLKVEQPMGPDASWIEVGPSEDEFTTLVLYSKSAMEQHQPSKVAHPYFLVQQISNQLMRK, encoded by the coding sequence GTGATTAATAAAGTTGGGAAAATTACTGTATACGTAAAAGATCAAGAAGAGGCAAAGGATTTTTGGTTAAATAAAGTCGGCTTTGTCTTAAAAGTTGAACAACCAATGGGCCCAGACGCGTCTTGGATAGAAGTTGGACCAAGCGAAGACGAATTTACCACTTTAGTTCTTTATTCTAAGTCTGCAATGGAACAACATCAACCTTCTAAAGTTGCACATCCATACTTTTTAGTACAACAGATATCGAATCAGCTTATGAGGAAATGA
- the kynA gene encoding tryptophan 2,3-dioxygenase, with product MGNQEIGAQDKTTGLEKEIQTDFQKDMSYGDYLHLDQILSSQHRLSNHHDEMLFIIIHQTSELWMKLILHELNAAIQCILRNDLEPSFKMLSRVSRIQQQLIQSWNVLTTLTPAEYMQFRDKLGHSSGFQSYQNRLIEFALGQKNSHTLAVYKHQANLFESLTKSLQEPSIYDAAISALAANGLPIDDEVLIRDWSQSYEPNLSVEEAWLTVYRNTDKYWDLYELAEKLLDIGNQQQLWRFNHMSTVERIIGHKQGTGGSSGVPYLKRVLDQQFFSELLSLRTKL from the coding sequence ATGGGAAACCAAGAAATCGGAGCGCAAGACAAGACTACTGGGCTGGAAAAAGAGATTCAAACCGATTTTCAAAAAGACATGTCTTATGGCGATTATCTTCATCTTGATCAAATTTTATCAAGTCAGCATCGACTTTCGAATCATCACGATGAAATGCTATTTATCATTATTCATCAAACGAGCGAATTATGGATGAAGCTAATACTGCATGAATTGAATGCCGCGATTCAGTGTATTCTTCGTAATGATTTGGAACCATCATTTAAAATGCTGTCACGCGTTTCAAGAATTCAACAGCAATTAATCCAATCATGGAACGTTCTTACTACTTTGACCCCTGCTGAATATATGCAGTTTCGTGATAAGCTTGGGCATTCTTCCGGATTCCAATCCTATCAAAACCGCCTAATTGAGTTTGCTCTAGGACAAAAAAATTCCCACACCCTAGCTGTTTATAAACATCAGGCTAATTTATTTGAATCCTTGACTAAGTCACTTCAGGAACCAAGTATTTATGATGCAGCCATCTCAGCACTTGCTGCAAATGGATTACCTATTGATGATGAAGTTCTGATTCGGGATTGGTCGCAAAGCTATGAGCCAAATCTTAGTGTCGAGGAAGCTTGGCTGACCGTTTATCGGAACACAGACAAATACTGGGATTTATATGAGCTGGCAGAAAAACTGTTAGACATCGGGAATCAACAGCAGCTTTGGCGCTTTAATCACATGTCAACGGTAGAAAGAATTATCGGCCATAAGCAAGGTACAGGCGGCTCTTCCGGTGTACCTTATCTAAAAAGAGTTCTGGACCAACAATTTTTCTCTGAGCTCTTGAGTCTTCGAACGAAGCTATAA
- a CDS encoding class I SAM-dependent methyltransferase, with protein MSSIFAKSYDFFMKPLEKKKFNQIRKELLANATGSVLELGSGTGVNFSFYKTAERVTAVEPNLHMIEQSIPKQKQSLVPIEVVRASAENLPFEADTFDTVVATLVFCTIPNPEKAILEMKRVCKPGGNILLFEHVKMKNRFLAALQELLTPVWKKICDGCSLNRKTIDLLEFYDITITKVKKYYSDLFVYIESVNKK; from the coding sequence ATGAGTAGTATATTTGCAAAATCGTACGACTTTTTTATGAAGCCATTGGAAAAAAAGAAATTTAATCAGATTCGAAAGGAACTTTTAGCAAATGCTACGGGTAGTGTCCTTGAATTGGGATCGGGGACTGGAGTGAATTTCTCTTTTTATAAAACTGCCGAAAGAGTAACGGCGGTAGAACCAAATTTGCATATGATAGAGCAATCAATTCCAAAACAAAAACAATCGCTTGTCCCAATTGAAGTAGTTCGGGCAAGTGCAGAAAATTTGCCGTTTGAAGCCGATACGTTTGATACCGTTGTAGCAACTCTTGTCTTTTGCACCATCCCAAATCCGGAAAAAGCAATCTTGGAGATGAAAAGAGTTTGTAAACCGGGAGGGAATATCCTCCTTTTTGAACATGTTAAAATGAAAAATCGTTTTCTCGCAGCTCTTCAGGAGTTGTTAACACCTGTTTGGAAAAAAATCTGTGATGGATGCTCTTTAAATAGAAAAACCATTGATCTTTTGGAGTTTTATGATATTACGATTACGAAGGTTAAAAAATACTACAGTGATTTATTTGTGTATATCGAGTCTGTAAATAAGAAATGA
- a CDS encoding low molecular weight protein-tyrosine-phosphatase: protein MIKVLFVCLGNICRSPMAEAMFRDLLKKENLTNKITVDSAATSSWHIGSPPHKGTLAILNKYNISSGGLVGRQLTKEDFEKFDYIIGMDESNIKNISAITGYPNHPKIIRLLDLTDHNKDVPDPYYTGDFQETYDLVLEGCQAFSPNGTG from the coding sequence ATGATCAAGGTTTTATTTGTTTGCCTTGGAAACATTTGTCGTTCACCGATGGCTGAAGCAATGTTTCGCGACTTACTGAAAAAAGAAAATTTGACCAACAAAATTACTGTCGATTCCGCTGCTACTAGTTCATGGCATATTGGATCTCCTCCGCATAAAGGAACTCTTGCTATTTTAAACAAATACAACATCTCATCAGGTGGCCTTGTTGGACGCCAATTAACAAAGGAAGATTTCGAAAAGTTCGATTACATCATCGGTATGGACGAAAGCAATATAAAAAACATATCCGCGATAACCGGCTACCCAAATCATCCAAAAATCATTCGTTTACTCGACTTAACTGACCATAATAAAGATGTTCCTGATCCTTATTACACTGGTGATTTTCAGGAAACCTATGATCTTGTATTAGAAGGATGTCAGGCATTTTCCCCAAACGGGACAGGCTGA
- a CDS encoding metallophosphoesterase family protein has protein sequence MVNHDSQKGLDRRKFIKIGGMSTLALTLGSAGIPSDLFTGIAHAEAHEGSFLQFNPDGKFKIVQFNDTQDDEYIDRRTVQLMEKVLDTEKPDFVVLNGDNITGGCDTPLAMKQAINNIAQPMEQRGIRWAITFGNHDEDSTPNSGLDEEDMLKIYMSYKHNMNKPGIKGITGNGNMNMLIKNSKGTDGAFNLWLLDSGRYAPQTIAGQDFAGYPTWDWLRFDQVSWYYEASKKLEKQWGHKVPSLVFIHIPLWEHRFMWFGSIDGRTDAHHAKALKKHNIVGERNEDECPGPINSGMFSAMLERGDVKGVFCGHDHVNTYMGNYYGILLGYSGSAGFGTYGLSGAERNRLRGARVFNLDENTKDVLVETHMVFAKDFGIDLTANDQSIPPAPIDENKKKDKAEKS, from the coding sequence ATGGTTAATCACGATTCACAAAAAGGATTGGACAGACGGAAATTTATCAAAATTGGAGGAATGAGTACGCTTGCCTTAACACTTGGGTCAGCTGGGATTCCTAGTGACTTGTTCACTGGTATCGCCCATGCCGAAGCACATGAGGGCAGCTTCCTGCAATTTAATCCAGATGGAAAATTCAAAATTGTACAGTTTAATGATACACAAGACGATGAGTACATTGATCGCCGAACAGTACAATTGATGGAAAAAGTACTAGATACGGAAAAACCAGACTTTGTTGTACTTAACGGAGACAACATTACTGGTGGCTGCGACACACCTCTTGCAATGAAACAAGCCATTAATAATATAGCCCAACCGATGGAGCAACGAGGTATTAGGTGGGCGATTACGTTTGGGAATCACGATGAGGATTCCACTCCAAATAGTGGTCTTGATGAAGAGGACATGCTCAAAATTTATATGTCCTATAAACACAATATGAACAAACCCGGAATCAAGGGCATAACTGGAAACGGAAATATGAACATGCTTATTAAAAATTCTAAGGGAACGGATGGAGCTTTCAATCTTTGGCTGCTTGATAGTGGCAGATATGCTCCACAAACAATAGCCGGTCAGGATTTTGCAGGGTACCCGACATGGGATTGGCTCCGTTTTGATCAGGTAAGCTGGTATTATGAGGCGTCTAAAAAATTGGAGAAGCAATGGGGTCATAAGGTTCCGTCACTTGTATTTATTCATATTCCTCTCTGGGAACATCGATTTATGTGGTTTGGAAGTATTGATGGAAGAACAGATGCCCATCATGCCAAAGCGCTAAAAAAACACAATATTGTTGGGGAACGAAACGAAGATGAATGTCCAGGTCCCATCAACAGCGGAATGTTTTCGGCGATGCTGGAAAGAGGAGATGTAAAGGGCGTCTTTTGTGGACATGACCATGTAAACACCTATATGGGCAATTATTATGGAATTTTGCTTGGCTATTCAGGCAGCGCAGGTTTTGGTACATATGGCTTATCAGGAGCTGAAAGAAATCGCTTGCGTGGTGCAAGGGTGTTCAACCTTGATGAAAACACGAAGGATGTTCTCGTGGAAACCCATATGGTTTTTGCGAAAGACTTTGGCATTGATTTGACAGCAAATGACCAGAGCATTCCACCTGCACCAATTGATGAAAACAAGAAGAAAGATAAAGCCGAAAAAAGCTAA
- a CDS encoding ElyC/SanA/YdcF family protein — MIKLKSKLGLILAICGTITVSTAFAATDVKTTEETNPNPIIAPIKTDEPTSYRLKQLEEIAMYYYWHGGDLKKAEEEIFKGITLKGKYDVVEAAYNEATILDPHNLDLKFSLASTQIIQKKIPEALKTYRQILNLDPLNFNANLLNGVYSKINGDEDTYKKSISTLKQIDAHKTKEYLQKFERTDATIKEKLNTSVPGNLPQKNHAIVILGYALADDGTMREPLIERLKAGLSVANKYPNSKIIVTGGVPKQSNTEAKLMKEWLISNGIDEKRIIPEDKSTDTVENALFTTAILEKEGLKDITLVTSASHMRRALTIFKEASSFYDKMNAGNSKRAFTNVVYLDYPSLEEANKVTKDEILVIYRDLLRASGIWQYPGMQR, encoded by the coding sequence ATGATAAAGTTGAAAAGCAAATTAGGGCTGATCCTTGCTATTTGTGGAACCATAACCGTTTCTACTGCTTTTGCAGCAACAGATGTAAAAACTACAGAAGAAACGAATCCGAATCCTATAATAGCCCCTATCAAAACGGATGAACCAACCTCTTATCGACTCAAACAACTAGAAGAAATTGCGATGTATTATTATTGGCATGGAGGGGACCTCAAAAAGGCGGAAGAAGAGATTTTCAAAGGAATAACACTTAAAGGCAAATATGACGTAGTCGAAGCTGCTTATAATGAAGCAACCATTCTCGATCCACATAATCTGGACCTTAAATTCTCGCTTGCATCGACGCAAATTATCCAGAAAAAAATCCCTGAAGCACTAAAGACATATAGGCAGATATTGAATCTGGATCCCCTAAATTTCAATGCAAATCTTCTAAACGGAGTTTATTCAAAAATTAACGGGGATGAGGATACATATAAAAAATCAATCTCCACTCTAAAGCAAATTGACGCTCATAAAACGAAAGAATATCTTCAAAAATTCGAAAGAACAGACGCAACCATAAAAGAAAAATTAAACACATCCGTTCCAGGAAATTTACCACAGAAAAATCATGCAATCGTGATACTTGGATATGCTCTTGCTGATGATGGAACGATGAGAGAGCCATTAATTGAACGATTAAAGGCAGGTCTTTCAGTCGCAAACAAATACCCAAATTCAAAAATCATTGTTACTGGCGGAGTTCCAAAACAAAGTAATACAGAGGCAAAACTAATGAAGGAATGGCTCATTTCCAACGGAATTGATGAGAAGCGGATAATACCTGAGGATAAATCAACAGACACAGTGGAAAATGCTCTCTTTACAACTGCAATCCTGGAAAAAGAAGGTTTGAAAGATATCACACTTGTAACAAGTGCTAGCCACATGAGAAGAGCCCTCACAATTTTTAAAGAGGCCAGCAGCTTTTACGATAAAATGAATGCGGGTAATAGTAAGAGAGCCTTTACAAATGTTGTTTATTTAGATTATCCATCTTTAGAAGAAGCCAACAAAGTAACAAAAGATGAGATTCTGGTTATTTATCGGGATCTTCTAAGAGCTTCAGGTATCTGGCAATATCCAGGAATGCAACGATAG
- a CDS encoding MFS transporter — MSLYADDSKALESHPDWLQTYIDSPEKQKQLYRRTLIIVVISQIFGGAGLAAGITVGALIAQEMLGTDQFAGVPTALFTLGSAVAAYLVGRLSQRFGRRLGLAAGFLTGGIGAIGVVISALSNNILLLFASLLIYGAGTATNLQARYAGTDMASTKQRATAVSISMVSTTFGAVAGPNLVDVMGGFAVSIGVPALAGPFILAAVAFILAGLVLLVFLRPDPLLVANVIEAVKSREKEDLSIVNSNSTQRIERRGFIVGTTLMILTQMVMVGIMTMTPVHMRHHGHGLSEVGMVISIHVAFMYLPSFVTGILVDKIGRTAMAIASGATLLAAGVFAAIAPADSMLFLIIALALLGLGWNFGLICGTALIVDATHPTSRAKTQGTVDVLIALAGATGGALSGMVAAQSSFATLSLAGGFLSLLLLPVVVWSRYKKTNNG; from the coding sequence ATGTCCCTTTACGCTGATGATTCAAAAGCTTTAGAAAGTCACCCGGACTGGCTGCAAACTTACATAGATTCTCCAGAAAAACAAAAACAGTTATATAGACGAACGTTAATCATTGTTGTCATTTCACAAATTTTTGGTGGTGCCGGACTTGCAGCGGGCATTACTGTTGGAGCACTGATTGCTCAAGAAATGCTAGGTACAGATCAATTTGCCGGGGTTCCCACTGCCTTATTTACTTTGGGTTCGGCTGTAGCAGCATATCTTGTCGGAAGGCTTTCTCAACGTTTTGGACGGCGGTTAGGACTTGCTGCCGGATTCTTGACAGGTGGTATTGGTGCTATCGGAGTAGTGATTTCAGCATTATCAAATAATATTTTGCTGCTATTTGCATCTCTATTAATCTATGGAGCCGGTACAGCAACAAACCTTCAAGCACGCTATGCTGGTACTGACATGGCTAGTACTAAACAGCGGGCGACAGCTGTCAGTATCTCCATGGTCTCGACCACGTTCGGAGCTGTTGCTGGACCTAACTTGGTTGATGTAATGGGAGGATTTGCTGTATCAATTGGTGTGCCTGCTTTAGCAGGGCCTTTCATTCTGGCCGCCGTAGCATTCATTCTAGCCGGTTTAGTACTTTTAGTTTTTCTCCGCCCCGATCCTCTCCTAGTGGCTAACGTCATTGAAGCAGTGAAAAGCAGGGAAAAGGAAGATCTTTCAATTGTAAACTCCAACAGCACTCAAAGGATAGAAAGAAGAGGATTTATAGTTGGAACTACACTAATGATTTTAACTCAAATGGTTATGGTTGGCATTATGACCATGACACCAGTCCACATGAGGCACCATGGACATGGACTAAGTGAGGTAGGGATGGTCATCAGCATTCATGTGGCCTTCATGTACCTGCCATCATTTGTGACTGGCATTCTCGTTGATAAGATCGGCAGAACAGCAATGGCAATTGCTTCTGGTGCTACTCTTCTTGCTGCCGGTGTTTTTGCTGCAATTGCACCTGCAGATTCAATGCTATTTCTTATCATCGCACTCGCTTTGCTTGGGCTTGGCTGGAACTTCGGTTTGATTTGCGGCACAGCGCTCATCGTAGACGCAACCCATCCCACTTCACGCGCAAAAACCCAGGGAACTGTAGATGTATTGATTGCATTAGCTGGAGCAACTGGAGGAGCGCTTTCAGGGATGGTTGCTGCCCAATCAAGTTTTGCAACACTCTCACTTGCAGGAGGCTTTTTATCTCTACTGCTCCTTCCAGTTGTTGTTTGGTCCCGTTATAAAAAGACAAATAATGGGTGA
- a CDS encoding ribose-phosphate diphosphokinase: MTYQLNNRFKMFTLNSNQKLAAEMAELLGCELGKCSVSKFSDGEIQIHIEESVRGSEVFIVQSTSYPVNENIMELLIMIDSLKRASASNINVVIPYYGYGRQDRKARSREPITAKLVANLLEAAGATRVLTMDLHTTQLQGFFDIPVEHLFGVPILTQYFENKGLENIVVVAPHNGSIGRARKMAKLLHAPLALIDKRKIKESDEEILNVIGNVEGKNAIIIDDLIDTAETITLAAKALAENGATSIFAGCTHPVLTGKAIERIEMSPISELVVTNTIELPEEKKIKKIKPISVAPLLVEAIDRIHNEKAVSPLFE; the protein is encoded by the coding sequence GTGACGTATCAACTAAATAATAGATTTAAAATGTTTACATTGAATTCTAATCAAAAACTTGCAGCCGAGATGGCCGAGCTTTTAGGCTGTGAGTTGGGTAAGTGCTCTGTATCTAAATTTAGTGATGGTGAAATTCAAATTCATATTGAAGAAAGTGTTCGAGGCAGTGAGGTATTTATTGTTCAATCCACTTCTTACCCTGTCAATGAAAATATTATGGAGCTTCTTATCATGATTGATTCCTTGAAAAGGGCTTCTGCTAGTAATATTAATGTTGTCATACCTTACTATGGGTATGGGCGCCAAGATCGAAAAGCTCGTTCTCGGGAACCGATTACAGCGAAACTAGTGGCTAATCTTCTAGAAGCTGCTGGAGCAACTAGAGTTCTAACAATGGACCTCCATACTACTCAGCTTCAAGGTTTTTTTGATATTCCAGTGGAACATCTTTTTGGCGTTCCTATCCTTACACAGTATTTTGAAAACAAAGGGTTAGAAAATATTGTCGTTGTCGCGCCGCATAATGGCAGCATCGGTAGAGCAAGAAAAATGGCAAAGCTATTACATGCACCACTTGCTTTAATTGATAAAAGGAAAATTAAGGAAAGTGATGAAGAAATCCTCAATGTCATTGGTAATGTTGAAGGTAAAAATGCCATTATTATTGATGATTTAATTGATACAGCCGAAACAATTACATTAGCAGCAAAGGCGTTAGCGGAAAATGGGGCAACATCGATCTTTGCGGGCTGTACTCATCCTGTATTAACTGGTAAGGCGATTGAAAGAATTGAAATGTCACCGATTAGTGAATTAGTTGTGACAAATACAATTGAGTTACCAGAAGAGAAAAAAATCAAAAAAATAAAACCGATATCTGTTGCCCCATTGCTTGTAGAGGCAATTGATCGTATTCATAATGAGAAAGCTGTAAGTCCATTATTTGAATAA